From the genome of Gemella haemolysans ATCC 10379:
CTACGTATTTTCAAAACTATTCTATATATCAGTAGTAACCTCAATTACGATAACTGCTCTATATTTTATATTTATCAGCGTAGGCACACATGATACTGAAAATTTAAAAATCTTATACTATATACTTGGAATTCAAGCCTTATTCCAATTTTTAAATATTGAATGGATGAACGAAGCATACGAAAACTACACATTTATTCTCTATAAAACTTTATTTATTAGAATCGCAATGTTAGTATCAATCTTCGCATTCATAAAAACAGAGGATGACATTATACCATATGCAATCATAATGAGTGCTACAACAATCTTAAACTATCTACTAAGTTTCTTATGGATAAAAAGAGAAGTTTCATTTGTTAAAATTGATATTAAGGACTTATTGACATCTACAAAAGCACTAACTACAATGTTATTATTAGCAAACGCTAATATGCTTTATACACTGCTTGATAGAATGTTTATAACAAAAAGTCCAGATGAAAATTATATATCATACTATACTATCGCATCGGGCATAGTAATGCTTATCGCAGGTGTGCTTAGTGGCGCCCTAAATGTTAGTCTTCCTAGATTAGGTTATTACTTAGGAAGAAAAGATCAAGATTCTTATGAATATTTAATCAGACAGGGATCTTCCCTATTCTTCTTCCTGATGATACCAACCAGTATCGGGATAATGATTCTAGGAACATATGCAACTGCTATTTATTCATCAGATAAATATTTAGAGGCAGGAATAGTAACGAGTATATTTGCGATTAGAACCATTATTTGGGCTATTGAGATGATACTAGGAAAGCAAATTATATTCATCAATGATTTCGAAAATAAATTGACTTCATTTTACTTTATCGGTGGTGGATTAAATGTAGTATTAAATTCAACATTGTACTTCTGTAATATTTTCAAACCAGAATACTATATTGGAACAACAATACTTGCCGAAGGTTTAATGGTATTACTCGAAATACAGTTCATTAGAAAACATAAACTGATAAACTTATCAGCTGTATTTTCTTCACTTTACAAATACCTTATAGTATCACTTGGCTTTATTCCAATATACTTCATTACAAAATTTGCATTCCATGTTGATTCTTATGAAATAACATTAAACATGATTATTATGGTCTGCACAGTTATAGCAATCTGCGGAATTTATTATCTAGTTGTCCTAACAATACTAAAAGATTCAACAATAAACTATACAATAAATATGGTAAAAGGTAAAATTAAAAAGAGTTAGAGATTTGTTCTTCTAACTCTTTTTGTGATATTTATACATTCTTAAAATCACGATGCTTTCTTATTTAAGAATATTTGTTCTCTTATCTGTTTTATTGGGAAGTTAAAAATATTATGAGATAGTACGATACTCAATAACACTGCCATTAATAGAAACGCTAGTTTCCCACTAACTCCATAATTAAATACATTAGAGATATTAAATACTTTATTCAAAATATAATATATATGCATATGCCAGAAATATACATTTATAGAATTTTTCCCCATGTCTGTAATTAAAAACATTCTTCGATTAGGTATCAACATTATAAGAGCAAAGCACATTACAAAAGATATCGTATAGCTAGCTAACCTTGCTAATGGAGCATAACTCATTATCTGAGGGAAAAATGGATTTCTCCCTGTAAATAAATATCTTAATCGATAAAAAATATCCAATTCAAACACACATAACCCTAACCAAATTACTACTGCTAATCCAGCAAAAAATATATATTTTGAATTTTTATTTTTAATATCTACTATATTTACCTTTTGTAATAATACCCCACTTAAAAAGAACGGAAAGAATATTATTATTCTTGATAAATATAGAAAATCACCTATTCCTGGATCATATCCTATAAAGCAAGCTAACACTATTGCAAATATTAAAATATATCTTTTATTTTGACCTTCAATAACTCTCAATATGATTGTATATGCTGCCAAAGCAAACATAAACCATGAAAGCCCACCATCCCAAAGCAGGAAAAACTCAACCTTCACTGTACCTAGTAATCTTTCCACAACTGCTGAAACTATCTTATAAGCAAAACCAATACTTATAAAAAATATCACTTTACTTGTAATATCTTTATTTTTATACATCAATCCCGATATAAAAATAAAAAGTGGTATATGAAATGAATAGATAAATAAAAATATACTATCATATATATTAGATGCATCAGTAAATCTATCCGCAAAATGTCCAATAACCACACAAGTTACAAGGAAAAATTTTAAGTTGTCCCATAATGCTATCCTATTTCCCATAATACTATCTCCTAGATCAAGTTTATTTATCTTTTCTCAACACAACCTCCGCTAACTCTGCATTCTCGCTCTTATAAATCGGATTTTCTTTCCAATTATAGTTAGTATTAGGAGTTTTAAAATCCTCTCCATATAAAGTTCTTAAATACTCCTCAGTGTTAGTCGGAACCTTTACTTTTAAATTTTTAAAATCACACTCTTTTAAACCTGAAAATGGAATTTCATAGTGGTAAACCTCATATCGAGTAGGATTTCCTAATGCATTTGTCATAAAAAATATTGTATCAGAAGATACTTTATCATCTTCCTTTTTATAGATAATAAAATCCACATTAAGTCCTTTATAGCTGTAAGATAATTCAACTAAATTTTTATTGAAATAGAATTCTTTTGTTCTGTTAAAACCATTATTAATAAGATGTTCTTCTATCACTTCAAATTCTTCTAAACTTGAAACTTGAATTCCGAAATCCATGTCTAAATCATGGCTAATAAAATCATTTTCTCGGTAATATCCCAATAATGTTCCAAAATCTAACCATATATTATAATTCTTTAACTCGGAACTATAAACAATAGTCAATATTTGCTCGAAGTTTTCTTTTAGTAAATTACTTCGCTTAGAATCTAACTCAATATTTGCTTTTTCATTTAATTTTTTTATTAGAGGAAAGTTTTTAACCACATCTTTCTTATCACCTAAAAAGCTAGCTAAACTCCTCTTAAGCCATTGCAACATACTAGTTCTCCTTCTTAATATACGCTACAAAATCATCATGCTGTACTCTTTTTTCTAATGGAGGAATCTCCATATAATCCGAACCATAAATTGTAGTTAAAATATGGTCATAATCTTTTGGTATATTATATACTCTATCCTCAAATTTACATTCAATTACTTCATCTAACGCCTTAGCATCTATCTTAGTACTATATTTTTTAGATTCCATCAGATAATCAATATACTCACTATTAACAGGTACTCTAGAACAATCATTTAATTTTTTATTCCATGTTTTCACTCTTGTTAATCTGAACACAACTAGCATTAGATAACGAATAATATTCTTTATTCCCGCTTCTTTATTTCTTATCCCATATAAAGTATATACAGATAATCTACGATACATATCTAATTTTGTTATTTCTTTGTTTACATCTTTATAGTCATCGAAAGGAAATACATCTACACAGATACCTAATTCTATATCATTTTGTATGTAGTTATTTTCATAAACAGTTCTACTATCATAAACTCTGTAGAATGGGTAATGATATCTAGAATCATTTTCCCAAGAAACAGCCTTATAAACACTATTATTATCTTCTGAAATTGCTTGATATAATTTATCATATTCATCTCTCTTTAAAGCAATATCCAAATCATCATCCCATGGAATAAATCCTTTATGCCTAACTGCACCCAACAAACTTCCATATGCTAATGAATAATTAATACCTTTTTCTTTACAAATATTATGAATATACTCCATAACTCCTAATTCTACTTCTTTGATTTCATCAATATCTAATTTTTTAAAATTACTTTTATCTGTACTCACTATAGAATAGAAATAACCTGCCATTAGAAATAGGATGATACCTAATAATGAGATACCATAGAAAGTAGAACTTAAGAATAGATTAGATACTAAAATCACCATCAATATCATAATCATTGATAATAAATCTTTATTTACTAAATCTTCTTCTTTATCTCTAAATATTCGTTTTATCATTGACACAAAGAATGATAAAACAAAAATTCCCATTGAAATAAATCCTGCTAATCCATTGTAAAATAGGATTTCTAAATACCCATTATGAGTAAGATAATGCTCTTTTATTATATACTCTTCAGGATTAATTTTTTTACCTATTTCATACCAGTTTCCACCTGAATAACCAAAGATAGGTTTTTTAGGTACAAAAGATGCCGTAGATTTCCAAATTGCAAATCTATTATTGGAAATATTTTCCTCACTTGTATCTGTTCTTTCAAGAGAAAGATTGTTATCTTCATTTTCTAACTTTTTATCCTGAGCCTCTAATCTTTCTTTATTGTAATGTAAATATTGCTCACTAGTGAAATTAACAGCTTTATAACTGAATAAAACAACTACTATCGCCAATACTACTTTAAATAATGACCTGATAT
Proteins encoded in this window:
- a CDS encoding LicD family protein, with translation MLKLIEKNYFKINLAFILIVAVYCMCGLIVPLQFISANKVVAGGMTLLGILLATYNLVIKKVYLKIKTIEYLLLFFALNIITSILVISYGYSTNIKNTLVFFIYFLTVFPIFTGITREEGKKIYDYFFYTVTVLNTFGVLVSLIQFVLLKGYRVHDYKGLYIRQGFVESRLFGILASPNFLSLISLIVIIFLVLKICSFEKVYRYISLVTIVLNFIYIVLSGSRTAFICMMIAAAIYSIAMFYQKGNIRSLFKVVLAIVVVLFSYKAVNFTSEQYLHYNKERLEAQDKKLENEDNNLSLERTDTSEENISNNRFAIWKSTASFVPKKPIFGYSGGNWYEIGKKINPEEYIIKEHYLTHNGYLEILFYNGLAGFISMGIFVLSFFVSMIKRIFRDKEEDLVNKDLLSMIMILMVILVSNLFLSSTFYGISLLGIILFLMAGYFYSIVSTDKSNFKKLDIDEIKEVELGVMEYIHNICKEKGINYSLAYGSLLGAVRHKGFIPWDDDLDIALKRDEYDKLYQAISEDNNSVYKAVSWENDSRYHYPFYRVYDSRTVYENNYIQNDIELGICVDVFPFDDYKDVNKEITKLDMYRRLSVYTLYGIRNKEAGIKNIIRYLMLVVFRLTRVKTWNKKLNDCSRVPVNSEYIDYLMESKKYSTKIDAKALDEVIECKFEDRVYNIPKDYDHILTTIYGSDYMEIPPLEKRVQHDDFVAYIKKEN
- a CDS encoding acyltransferase family protein, coding for MGNRIALWDNLKFFLVTCVVIGHFADRFTDASNIYDSIFLFIYSFHIPLFIFISGLMYKNKDITSKVIFFISIGFAYKIVSAVVERLLGTVKVEFFLLWDGGLSWFMFALAAYTIILRVIEGQNKRYILIFAIVLACFIGYDPGIGDFLYLSRIIIFFPFFLSGVLLQKVNIVDIKNKNSKYIFFAGLAVVIWLGLCVFELDIFYRLRYLFTGRNPFFPQIMSYAPLARLASYTISFVMCFALIMLIPNRRMFLITDMGKNSINVYFWHMHIYYILNKVFNISNVFNYGVSGKLAFLLMAVLLSIVLSHNIFNFPIKQIREQIFLNKKAS
- a CDS encoding oligosaccharide flippase family protein, with translation MKSIKVNALASLMVNVLNIVFPLITNPYLTRILSKSNYSYFNTANTWASFVIPLAAFGIYNYGIRSISKVKDDKNKINYVFSKLFYISVVTSITITALYFIFISVGTHDTENLKILYYILGIQALFQFLNIEWMNEAYENYTFILYKTLFIRIAMLVSIFAFIKTEDDIIPYAIIMSATTILNYLLSFLWIKREVSFVKIDIKDLLTSTKALTTMLLLANANMLYTLLDRMFITKSPDENYISYYTIASGIVMLIAGVLSGALNVSLPRLGYYLGRKDQDSYEYLIRQGSSLFFFLMIPTSIGIMILGTYATAIYSSDKYLEAGIVTSIFAIRTIIWAIEMILGKQIIFINDFENKLTSFYFIGGGLNVVLNSTLYFCNIFKPEYYIGTTILAEGLMVLLEIQFIRKHKLINLSAVFSSLYKYLIVSLGFIPIYFITKFAFHVDSYEITLNMIIMVCTVIAICGIYYLVVLTILKDSTINYTINMVKGKIKKS
- a CDS encoding LicD family protein, coding for MLQWLKRSLASFLGDKKDVVKNFPLIKKLNEKANIELDSKRSNLLKENFEQILTIVYSSELKNYNIWLDFGTLLGYYRENDFISHDLDMDFGIQVSSLEEFEVIEEHLINNGFNRTKEFYFNKNLVELSYSYKGLNVDFIIYKKEDDKVSSDTIFFMTNALGNPTRYEVYHYEIPFSGLKECDFKNLKVKVPTNTEEYLRTLYGEDFKTPNTNYNWKENPIYKSENAELAEVVLRKDK